CAGCAAGCTGCCAGCCACCCCACTGTATTATGGGAAAGCGGAGTCTGGCCTTTAGTGAAACAGCAAGTGACTGATCACTTTTGCTGTGGTAGACTCGATCAAGAAAGCATTCCTGAAAAATTTCACTTTGACGACAGAGAAGTTCTACTACATCACCTGAACCTGAGCCCAGCCAGATGGACGCCCGATCTGacctcacagacacacacgcacacacctgtGGCCTGCACCGGGTACTTCACGCTCACGATTCTGGGTAAGAGCAGCACCTGCAGCTCACCATATTGTGGACTGGAGCTATAGCTTCAGGTGATAACCGgacttctctttttctctcagggCTGAATCAAAGAGCTGCATTAGATGTTCAGTTTGTGCCTGTCATCTCCCCTGATGACCCCAGAGCTGCTGGAGTGCCGCACACTCAGCATGACAACTCCCTGCTGTCCTGCATATCAACAGGACGACTGTGTGTGCAGCCAGATGGTAGCTGCCCCgcaccaggtgtgtgtgtgtgtgtgtgtgtgtgtgtgtgtgtgtgtgtgtgtgtgtgtgtgtgttcggttcACATTCTCCATCTCTTCTGAATAACCTGTGAGTCACTGTGACATATTGTAGcactaaagtgtgtgtgtttttctgcaggGTCGTTGATGTGTTCTGCCCCTCAGCTGGAGTCGGAGCGCGTGATGTGTATTGTTGATCTCTGTCTGCTCGGAGAACGCAGGGTAGAAATGATCTGCTCCAGACTCTACAGGACAGCAGACATCTGCCAGCCTGATGGCACTCAGTGAGACGCCCACACGTCATGAAAATaatcatgcaaagaaaaaaaagtcctgTGGCGATCAGATGATGGATATTGGTGTGTTCCAGTCCTAGTTCAGCTGTTTTAGGGCACTGGAAAACTGATTTTATGTGTAAACGGGGCAGAaaggtattttgtatttgtaataataacatgtttgtttgtaatttcaaaaaacattttagaaaaataaactcaaaccccaaaacttttttaaatacctttatttttatcttaAGCTTTTCTATTGCACAGGCAATAAAGATTTATGTAAAGAAagcataaattaaacaaaaacacgtTAGTGCCCTTTGAGAAATACTGTCCAAAATGGTGCTGGACAATCCCACTATTGAAAAGCAGTTCCCACTGAGTCGtgtttgatatattttgaaaCTAAAGATGCAGCGTgaactaatattttgaaatgggTCAAGATTTAACAGCTGTTATCAGAAATTCTGACAGATTTCCAATTTCAAATTTACTCCTAACccctgtaaaatgtattttaaaaaatacatgtatacatCAAGTGTGTGTGGTCCAGTTTTAGATGTAAATTTGTCACAGTATAAAATGAACACAGAATTCTGTTGCTACAGGAATTGAGGTCAGAAATAAATCCGGAGATTAAGGGACCACAGGCTTTTTATTAAAGTACCATTACCCTGGGTTTTCCTCCATAGCGTCAACAAAATGTAGATAACGTGTTAACACAGAAtgtggctttgtgtgtgtttgatattcCTGCTGAGGTAAGAAAATTCTCACAAGTGTGAGGcagcacagaaagaaagaaacgtgGCATTACCTTCCTCCACATCACTGGTAAAACCTAAATATCCTAATCACAAAGTGATCAAACACTGCTGGAATCATGgcacattaaaacatttcatcatATGCTCCATCTTTCTCTGTCGCTCATTCAGCTCCGTGTGCTGTACATGTCTGCGTCCTCTGGATTAGACTGGCCGTGGTCAAGCAGAGAAGGGTCAGGAACAAAACGTGACTTCACTAGAATGGAAAGAGATGGAGTGGATTTTAGCATGGGGAAAAAGTGAAAAGTGCTTATGCTGTCAAGTCATCTAACAATTCTTGTTTTTGCAACATAAACATTGAAGATGCACATGAACGGTttgttatcagttttttttttttttttttcaagaaattaatacttttgtttagcaaggatgcattaaattgatcaaaggtgaagTAGAAAATCATTTATAAAGAGATTTATAACATTTACAAAGTTAAGGTAGcattaaaaaattttgaaaagaaattgaTCCACAGGAACTATCTAGAATCGTTCATTAGACTAGTTGGATGGGGGAATGCTAAATCCAGACCAGACTTGCTTCATAACTAACTATGTTTCCTCACCTGTGGCTGGCTCATCTACAGAAGGTTCAGATGAAGGCTGGGCCTCCTCAGCTGGGAGAGGTGTCAGAGGAATGGCTTCTTCAGCAGGGGGCGGGCCAACAGAAGTGGGTTCCTCGTCTGCTGTAATTAAGTTGGCAGCTTCAGGGGGTGTGGTTTCCTCTACAGTAGGTGTAGTTGAGGGCGTGGCCTCCTCTATAACAAGTTTAGGTGCAGGAACATCAAGTTCTGAAGCAGCAGGGGCAGCTTCTAGGACTATTTCAGGATCAGACTCCACAACAGGAGTAACATCCATTTCAGCAGAAGGTGCTGGCTCGGGAACACGGGTGGATTGTGCATCTAGGACAGGCGCAGGTGCAGGGGGAGATTCAGATTCAGAGAGTGGGGCAGCGATTCCAGATGCTACATCAACAACAGGAGGAGGTTCTACAGAATCTCCTGACACATCTGCTACTGCGGCTAAATCCACTGAAGGGACAACTTGTGTTACTGGTGTGACATCCTGATCTGGAACAGCAGCGGCCGGCTCAGACTCAGGTGGGAGTTCAGAAAGTGCTTTAGCGGGTGCTTCTGTATCTGAGCTTGCTACAGCGGCAGCAGACTGTAAATATAGAGTGTTAGTGaactttacatttgcatttacattgatTCATTTACCAGACACTTTAAAACCAGCATGGTTTTAATATGCAACTTTGTAGATTACCTCCACACTAACAACAGGCATGGTGACATCTTCCTTTGGTTTGGATTTAAACATTGAAGCAACAGATGAACTGACAGTATACACCTTTTTACCAGtaatctatgaaaaaaaaagagagaaaaaaattaggggaaatttatatatttgaaagtatataaGCAATAATTTTCTAGGTGTGGGTGAAAAAATAACCAAGTAtgtaggggattttttttttttttttgagtgcgaGAGACAGAGAATGTACCTTCAGGACTCCAACAGTCTGTGTGGGGTAACATACTGCAGTACCAGCAGTAGCCAGACCAAGAGGAAAGAAAATCTTCTTTAAACGAGAGCCTGCGCAAAAGCACACATTTACACAGATGCTGCTTACTATTCAGTTAAAGTAGGGCTGGGTATCGTTCAAAAAAAGTTTCTGAacgataccaattttatgaaatccgtTTTAACACTATTACATTACCtcaaaaaacttctttcaaacactCGATGGTgatttaaagtgagttttgagtaaaagtgtagtGTAAATCATctaaattgtcttatgtagcatgGTGGTTTTAGGTTGTGTATTGTGGACGGAGATCTTTTCTGAAGTGCAGTGAAAACACAGTTTGGTCAaggactgtttttattttaaaacaaaaatgctctAGTGTAAACGTAGCCGTTCATCTATGGGTGTTGAgattagagctgaaacaactaatc
This is a stretch of genomic DNA from Cyprinus carpio isolate SPL01 unplaced genomic scaffold, ASM1834038v1 S000006615, whole genome shotgun sequence. It encodes these proteins:
- the LOC109061896 gene encoding MICOS complex subunit MIC27, whose translation is MTPPAFRSKTEGGGTGMAAKILKYAALPAAVVAVGLSSFRIYSINEKINEKLISPRELSIYSPDGPAVRFVEEQPGVVQTGLGAVRVGLQPYVRAVQNTFTSVKVGVISVYHAGQDSYQFLRDPPPGFLPRVGVICVSGLGGLILARKGSRLKKIFFPLGLATAGTAVCYPTQTVGVLKITGKKVYTVSSSVASMFKSKPKEDVTMPVVSVESAAAVASSDTEAPAKALSELPPESEPAAAVPDQDVTPVTQVVPSVDLAAVADVSGDSVEPPPVVDVASGIAAPLSESESPPAPAPVLDAQSTRVPEPAPSAEMDVTPVVESDPEIVLEAAPAASELDVPAPKLVIEEATPSTTPTVEETTPPEAANLITADEEPTSVGPPPAEEAIPLTPLPAEEAQPSSEPSVDEPATVKSRFVPDPSLLDHGQSNPEDADMYSTRS